The Arachis hypogaea cultivar Tifrunner chromosome 14, arahy.Tifrunner.gnm2.J5K5, whole genome shotgun sequence genome has a segment encoding these proteins:
- the LOC112742474 gene encoding uncharacterized protein, whose amino-acid sequence MADGWTDRCRRTLINFLVYCPKGTIFLKSVDASHASKTAELLFKLFKDVVNFVNPENVVHIVTDNAANYVAVGRLLEAEFPKLYWSPCVVHCINLMLQDIGKLNEVSETVSHAPKITKYIYNHCHTLYLMRKFTGGREILRPAPTRFATNFIALHSILAQKDALRAMVTSKEWTISAYSKEAKVKTFVDRVLDSKFWNQCTDIVKLTEPLVRVLRIVDSEDKAAIDFLYQAFNMAREEMVKRFQRRKKIMEPYLKILDTRWDSQLKKNLHAAGYWLNPAFRFNAAEFEKHKQITSGLLDVIEKYSYDDLELNTKLTSETRIYANAEDDFGRQSVMRKQSTVMPDKYFI is encoded by the coding sequence ATGGCTGATGGATGGACTGATCGTTGTAGGCGCACTTTAATTAACTTCTTGGTTTATTGTCCTAAAGGAACTATCTTCCTAAAGTCTGTTGATGCTTCTCATGCCTCCAAGACTGCTGAATTATTGTTTAAACTTTTTAAGGATGTTGTCAACTTTGTCAATCCTGAAAATGTTGTTCATATAGTGACGGACAATGCTGCAAATTATGTTGCTGTTGGAAGGTTGTTGGAAGCTGAATTCCCTAAGTTGTATTGGTCTCCTTGTGTTGTGCATTGTATTAATTTGATGTTGCAAGATATTGGAAAGTTGAATGAAGTCAGTGAGACAGTTTCACATGCTCCAAAGAttactaaatacatatataatcatTGTCATACACTGTATCTTATGAGGAAGTTTACCGGTGGACGAGAAATACTTCGTCCAGCTCCAACTCGCTTTGCTACCAATTTCATAGCTTTGCATAGTATTCTAGCTCAAAAAGATGCATTAAGAGCTATGGTAACTTCTAAAGAATGGACAATCTCAGCCTACTCCAAAGAAGCTAAAGTTAAAACATTTGTCGATCGAGTTTTAGACTCTAAGTTTTGGAATCAATGTACAGATATTGTTAAGCTTACTGAGCCACTTGTTCGTGTGCTTCGTATTGTGGATAGTGAAGATAAAGCTGCAATAGATTTTCTTTATCAAGCTTTTAATATGGCTAGAGAAGAGATGGTGAAGAGGTTTCAACGAAGAAAGAAGATTATGGAGCCTTACTTGAAGATTTTGGATACTCGTTGGGattcacaacttaaaaaaaatcttCATGCTGCTGGATATTGGTTAAACCCTGCTTTTCGATTCAATGCTGCTGAATTTGAAAAACATAAGCAAATCACTTCTGGCCTACTAGATGTAATTGAGAAATATTCATATGATGATCTAGAATTGAATACTAAGTTGACAAGTGAGACTAGAATATATGCAAACGCTGAAGATGATTTTGGAAGACAATCTGTAATGCGTAAACAAAGCACAGTGATGccagataaatattttatttag
- the LOC112741899 gene encoding uncharacterized protein isoform X2, protein MNPSASYRLCRLEPRRRTWWPETATEAGVVCYRELPPPDPHRSYCHSPPLVLFVAVLAIWSGCIASFTVTLTGSGAGVAGTTIGDAATRCSSSLVANHRRDYRCLIWPFFLSFVLLWLPREWLGAKVAWLVISV, encoded by the exons ATGAACCCCAGTGCTTCCTATCGCCTCTGCCGCCTGGAGCCGCGTCGCCGCACCTGGTGGCCGGAAACCGCCACTGAAGCCGGTGTCGTTTG TTATCGTGAGTTGCCGCCGCCAGACCCACATCGGAGCTACTGCCATTCACCGCCGCTGGTGTTGTTCGTCGCTGTGCTTGCCATTTGGAGCGGCTGCATCGCTTCTTTCACCGTTACGCTCACCGGGAGTGGCGCGGGTGTTGCTGGAACCACCATCGGGGATGCCGCTACTCGGTGTAGTTCTTCCCTTGTTGCG AACCACCGTCGGGACTACCGTTGCTTGATTTGGCCGTTCTTTCTTAGTTTTGTGTTGCTGTGGTTACCGCGGGAGTGGCTTGGAGCCAAGGTTGCGTGGTTGGTGATCTCGGTTTGA
- the LOC112741899 gene encoding uncharacterized protein isoform X1, which yields MNPSASYRLCRLEPRRRTWWPETATEAGVVWSYRELPPPDPHRSYCHSPPLVLFVAVLAIWSGCIASFTVTLTGSGAGVAGTTIGDAATRCSSSLVANHRRDYRCLIWPFFLSFVLLWLPREWLGAKVAWLVISV from the exons ATGAACCCCAGTGCTTCCTATCGCCTCTGCCGCCTGGAGCCGCGTCGCCGCACCTGGTGGCCGGAAACCGCCACTGAAGCCGGTGTCGTTTG GAGTTATCGTGAGTTGCCGCCGCCAGACCCACATCGGAGCTACTGCCATTCACCGCCGCTGGTGTTGTTCGTCGCTGTGCTTGCCATTTGGAGCGGCTGCATCGCTTCTTTCACCGTTACGCTCACCGGGAGTGGCGCGGGTGTTGCTGGAACCACCATCGGGGATGCCGCTACTCGGTGTAGTTCTTCCCTTGTTGCG AACCACCGTCGGGACTACCGTTGCTTGATTTGGCCGTTCTTTCTTAGTTTTGTGTTGCTGTGGTTACCGCGGGAGTGGCTTGGAGCCAAGGTTGCGTGGTTGGTGATCTCGGTTTGA